In Sulfitobacter sp. W027, a single window of DNA contains:
- a CDS encoding MupA/Atu3671 family FMN-dependent luciferase-like monooxygenase, with protein MTANFKTEPFSALLIGDESLTIACGDMLLAGGHQIAGVISRDDTVRSWAKAQGLPLCRDAEELLTMGLAADWLLSIANLRLIPEAVLALPKRGAINFHDGPLPRYAGLNTPAWAIINGEAQHGVSWHLIETGVDTGDLLAQRMVDIAPDETAFSLNSKCYAAGMESFGEVLAQLESGALQGTAQDLSQRSYFAKDKRPDNGGILDLTRTAQELSALVRGLDFGDYWNPLTTAKVVSAAGSVLTVSGMEVLGASGGTAGTVVEVDEARVVVAAADAHVALYGLRGMAGEDVLLSEIFAPGDKLARDADTPAVPVEEAYWRRALTGFDALPVPLAAASTATPDWSQRQIVLPQGLDLTQQIAAAALVAMRSAGVNAGGIALRRKGEPAPLLADWLPMTITAEADTSIADLLAQLEPQLARAMGTASLARDLPLRDPAIGSLATPDFALSFDDKPLSGSALTLCVTPESTTLIADSKRLSDNAISLIVDRLETAFAKVAEASDCGTVWALPEAEAQLLTQVNATARDYDPLPIHVAFEAQVKRTPDAPALVFEGETLSYGTLNARANQLAHLLREMGAGPGMPVALCTARGVDLLVGTLGILKAEAAYVPLDPAYPADRLAHYLSDSGASVVVTQSTLTASLPAHDAQVVELDRDPRLATASDTNPTASAGADDLAYLIYTSGSTGTPKGVMVSHGNVANFFAGMDDRIDHDAGAVWLAVTSLSFDISVLELFWTLARGFKLVLAGDDSRALMSNGPIATSDRRIDFNLFYWGNDDGVGPKKYELLLEGAKFADANGFNAVWTPERHFHAFGGPYPNPSVTGAAVAAVTQNLDVRAGSCVAPLHHPARIAEEWAVIDNLTNGRVGLAIASGWQPDDFVLRPENTPPQNKPAMYDAIDQLRKLWAGEPVEFPRADGTRHAVVTQPRPVSTVLPIWVTTAGNPQTWKEAGEIRANVLTHLLGQSVEELADKIKIYHDALRGAGHDPADHKVTVMLHSYLADTRAEAEEVAREPMKDYLRSAAGLIKQYAWAFPAFKKPAGTTNPFEIDLEGLSPEEMDAILEFAFQRYFNDSGMFGTVADGLARAEQLKRIGVDEIACLIDYGIPTDKVMAGLKPLAEVLRRANTGGQPAADDHSIAAQIIRHGVTHLQCTPSMAQMMVMNDEARGALARVKSLMIGGEALPGTLSRALREATQAQIQNMYGPTETTIWSTTHVLSDTDATTAPIGRPIANTQVHVLDAAWQMLPIGAAGELWIGGEGVTQGYWEWAEMTAARFIHDPFSGAGRLYGTGDLVRMDAEGVLHFEGRADAQVKIRGHRIELGEVEARLAELPGVRQAVAVLREDAGQGGAQLVGYVVADDTVDSDVARRQLTAHLPDIMVPQAIVTLPTMPLTPNKKIDRKALPAPVKRSVAPTTEKATTPVSGSQAAIAQVWSTLLGLGDIRGGDNFFALGGHSLLAVQAHRDIKAALNISALSITDIFRFPTLFGLAAHIDGLSGQTPEPPTSASATDAPARAETMSKRRLMRAGRGRGRE; from the coding sequence ATGACCGCCAATTTTAAGACAGAGCCGTTTTCCGCCCTATTGATAGGCGACGAATCCCTGACCATCGCCTGCGGGGATATGCTGCTGGCGGGTGGGCACCAGATTGCTGGCGTGATTAGCCGGGATGATACGGTGCGCAGTTGGGCCAAAGCGCAGGGGTTGCCGCTTTGCCGCGACGCGGAAGAACTCCTGACCATGGGGCTGGCCGCTGACTGGCTGCTGAGTATCGCCAATTTACGGCTGATCCCTGAGGCGGTTTTGGCGCTACCAAAACGTGGCGCGATCAATTTTCACGACGGGCCGTTGCCACGCTATGCGGGGCTGAACACGCCTGCATGGGCGATTATCAATGGTGAGGCGCAGCACGGGGTCAGTTGGCACCTGATCGAGACGGGCGTCGATACAGGTGATTTGCTGGCGCAGCGCATGGTGGATATCGCACCAGATGAGACGGCGTTTAGCCTCAACTCCAAATGCTACGCCGCCGGGATGGAGAGTTTTGGCGAGGTTTTGGCTCAGTTGGAAAGCGGCGCGCTGCAAGGCACCGCTCAAGACCTGAGCCAGCGGAGCTATTTCGCAAAGGACAAGCGGCCTGACAATGGTGGCATCCTCGATCTCACCAGAACGGCGCAGGAACTCAGCGCATTGGTCCGAGGGCTGGACTTTGGCGATTATTGGAACCCGCTTACCACCGCGAAAGTGGTGAGTGCCGCGGGGAGCGTGCTGACTGTCTCTGGTATGGAGGTGTTGGGGGCCAGCGGCGGCACAGCAGGCACGGTGGTTGAGGTGGATGAAGCACGCGTCGTTGTGGCTGCTGCTGACGCTCACGTGGCCCTCTATGGCTTGCGCGGAATGGCGGGGGAGGATGTTCTTCTTTCCGAGATTTTCGCACCCGGCGATAAGCTGGCCCGTGACGCAGACACGCCCGCTGTGCCTGTTGAGGAGGCTTACTGGCGGCGCGCTCTGACCGGGTTTGACGCGCTGCCGGTCCCCTTGGCCGCTGCATCGACGGCGACCCCAGATTGGAGCCAGCGACAGATCGTCCTGCCGCAGGGGCTTGATCTGACGCAGCAAATCGCCGCTGCCGCCTTGGTGGCAATGCGCAGCGCAGGTGTTAATGCGGGCGGCATCGCCCTGCGCCGTAAGGGAGAGCCTGCGCCCCTGCTTGCCGATTGGCTTCCGATGACCATCACGGCAGAGGCGGACACTTCAATAGCCGATCTACTGGCGCAACTTGAGCCTCAACTTGCCCGCGCCATGGGCACTGCGAGCCTCGCGCGTGACCTGCCGTTGCGTGATCCGGCAATCGGTTCTCTGGCCACGCCAGATTTTGCCCTCTCTTTCGATGACAAACCCCTTTCCGGATCAGCGCTTACTCTGTGTGTTACACCTGAAAGCACCACCTTGATCGCCGACAGCAAAAGGCTCTCCGACAACGCGATTAGCCTCATTGTAGATCGTCTGGAAACTGCCTTTGCCAAGGTGGCAGAGGCGTCTGACTGCGGCACCGTCTGGGCGCTTCCTGAGGCCGAAGCGCAACTGCTGACACAGGTCAACGCGACCGCGCGCGACTATGACCCCCTCCCCATCCATGTCGCTTTCGAGGCGCAGGTGAAACGCACACCCGACGCGCCTGCGCTGGTGTTTGAGGGCGAGACCCTCAGCTATGGCACGCTAAACGCTCGCGCTAACCAACTGGCCCATCTGCTGCGTGAGATGGGGGCGGGGCCGGGGATGCCAGTGGCGCTCTGTACCGCGCGGGGGGTGGATCTGTTGGTTGGTACACTTGGTATCCTGAAAGCCGAGGCCGCCTATGTGCCGCTTGATCCGGCCTATCCGGCGGACCGGCTGGCGCATTACCTCTCGGACAGTGGCGCTTCGGTCGTGGTCACGCAATCAACCCTCACCGCCAGCCTGCCCGCGCATGACGCGCAGGTGGTGGAGTTGGACCGCGATCCGCGCCTCGCCACCGCGTCGGACACGAACCCCACAGCCAGCGCCGGGGCTGATGACCTCGCATATTTGATCTATACCTCCGGTTCTACCGGGACACCAAAGGGCGTCATGGTCAGCCATGGAAATGTCGCGAATTTCTTTGCCGGGATGGACGATCGGATCGACCATGATGCGGGTGCGGTCTGGCTCGCGGTCACCAGCCTTAGCTTTGATATCTCGGTACTAGAGCTGTTCTGGACCCTCGCGCGGGGCTTCAAACTGGTGCTAGCGGGCGATGACAGCCGGGCGCTCATGTCAAACGGGCCGATTGCCACCAGCGACCGCAGGATCGACTTCAACCTGTTTTATTGGGGCAATGACGACGGTGTTGGTCCCAAGAAATACGAACTGCTGCTCGAAGGGGCCAAATTCGCGGATGCCAATGGCTTCAACGCCGTCTGGACGCCCGAGCGGCATTTCCATGCCTTTGGTGGCCCTTACCCGAACCCCTCCGTCACCGGCGCTGCCGTGGCAGCGGTGACGCAGAACCTCGATGTTCGGGCCGGGTCTTGCGTGGCCCCGCTGCACCATCCCGCGCGGATCGCGGAAGAATGGGCGGTGATCGACAATCTGACCAATGGACGTGTCGGCTTGGCCATCGCCAGCGGCTGGCAGCCCGACGATTTCGTGCTTCGCCCGGAAAACACACCGCCGCAGAACAAGCCCGCGATGTATGATGCCATAGACCAGCTGCGCAAGCTCTGGGCCGGGGAACCAGTAGAGTTCCCGCGCGCCGATGGCACACGCCATGCAGTGGTAACGCAACCGCGCCCCGTGTCGACAGTGCTGCCCATCTGGGTGACCACAGCGGGCAACCCGCAGACGTGGAAAGAGGCGGGGGAAATTAGGGCCAATGTGTTGACCCACCTGCTTGGCCAATCCGTGGAAGAGCTGGCGGATAAGATCAAAATCTACCACGACGCTCTGCGCGGCGCGGGCCATGACCCGGCGGACCATAAAGTCACGGTGATGCTGCACAGCTATCTGGCGGATACGCGCGCCGAGGCCGAAGAGGTGGCGCGCGAACCGATGAAAGACTACCTGCGCTCGGCGGCGGGGCTTATCAAACAATACGCTTGGGCCTTCCCGGCCTTCAAGAAACCGGCGGGCACGACGAACCCGTTTGAGATCGACCTTGAGGGTCTCTCGCCTGAGGAAATGGATGCGATCCTTGAGTTCGCCTTTCAACGCTATTTCAACGACAGCGGCATGTTTGGCACCGTGGCCGACGGTTTGGCGCGGGCCGAGCAACTCAAGCGGATCGGCGTGGATGAGATCGCCTGTCTGATCGACTACGGTATCCCCACCGACAAGGTGATGGCGGGGCTCAAGCCTTTGGCCGAGGTGTTGCGCCGCGCCAATACAGGCGGGCAACCGGCGGCGGATGACCACTCCATCGCCGCTCAGATCATCCGCCACGGGGTGACCCATCTGCAATGCACGCCCTCAATGGCGCAGATGATGGTGATGAACGACGAAGCGCGCGGCGCTCTGGCGCGGGTGAAATCCCTGATGATCGGGGGGGAGGCGTTGCCCGGCACGCTGTCTCGCGCGCTGCGCGAGGCGACGCAGGCGCAGATCCAGAACATGTATGGGCCGACAGAGACGACGATCTGGTCCACCACTCATGTGCTGTCAGATACCGACGCCACTACTGCGCCCATCGGCAGGCCGATCGCCAACACGCAGGTCCATGTCCTCGACGCTGCATGGCAGATGCTGCCCATCGGCGCGGCGGGGGAGCTTTGGATCGGCGGCGAGGGCGTGACGCAGGGCTATTGGGAATGGGCGGAGATGACGGCGGCACGTTTCATCCACGATCCCTTCTCCGGCGCGGGCCGCCTTTACGGCACGGGCGATTTGGTGCGGATGGACGCCGAGGGCGTGTTGCATTTCGAAGGCCGCGCCGATGCGCAGGTCAAGATACGCGGCCACCGGATTGAGCTTGGGGAGGTCGAGGCGCGGTTGGCCGAACTGCCGGGGGTGCGACAGGCCGTGGCCGTGCTGCGCGAAGACGCAGGGCAGGGCGGGGCGCAGCTTGTTGGCTATGTCGTCGCGGATGACACTGTCGATAGCGACGTGGCACGGCGCCAATTGACCGCACATTTGCCAGATATCATGGTGCCGCAGGCCATCGTAACTTTGCCCACCATGCCCCTCACGCCCAACAAGAAAATAGACCGCAAGGCCTTGCCCGCTCCTGTCAAACGCAGTGTGGCCCCAACCACCGAGAAGGCGACCACGCCGGTCAGCGGGAGCCAAGCTGCCATTGCACAGGTCTGGAGCACGCTTTTGGGCCTTGGGGATATCCGCGGCGGCGATAACTTCTTTGCCCTCGGGGGGCATTCGCTGCTTGCGGTACAGGCGCATCGGGACATCAAAGCGGCATTGAACATCAGCGCTCTGTCGATCACCGATATCTTCCGCTTCCCCACCCTCTTCGGATTGGCGGCTCACATCGACGGGCTGAGCGGTCAGACACCGGAGCCTCCCACCAGCGCCTCTGCCACCGACGCGCCTGCACGGGCCGAGACCATGTCCAAACGCCGTCTGATGCGCGCCGGACGTGGCCGCGGGCGGGAATGA
- a CDS encoding oligosaccharide flippase family protein: MARALRSTSWIVLGYGGAQAIRLASNLILTRLLFPEAFGLMALIQVVIVGLTLFSDVGIAPSIAQSKRGDDRDFLDTAWTIQAIRGLCLWLAACALTWPVAAFYDEPSLLTYLPIAALSLVVAGFNPTRIETSHRHLQMGRLTLLDLTSQVIGIVVMILGALLYQSVAALVVGGVVGALAKLALTHAFLPGPSNRFRWEQPAVQELVHFGKWIFLSTMFWFFASQGDKAILGKFLSLEGLGIYNIGYFLASFPLLLGQNVTGRVMIPIYREAGGGDHPKLRRMRYGLSGGLLALLAVMALAGPWLVSVLYDPRYLQSGAILVMLALALMPQVIGMTYDQAALAAGDSQRFFISSASRATLQIGMLLVGVIYAGLPGALFGLGLAMILSHLVLIWLARAHGVWDARHDLTFALLGLALGALALWLHWDRVLGLSATV, encoded by the coding sequence ATGGCACGGGCGCTGCGGTCAACCTCGTGGATTGTGCTGGGCTATGGCGGCGCGCAGGCGATCCGGCTGGCGTCGAACCTAATTTTGACGCGCCTGCTTTTCCCCGAGGCCTTTGGCCTGATGGCGTTGATACAGGTGGTGATCGTCGGGCTGACCTTGTTTTCAGACGTGGGCATCGCACCGTCGATCGCACAGAGCAAACGCGGCGATGATCGAGACTTCTTAGACACCGCTTGGACGATTCAAGCGATCCGGGGGCTTTGCCTCTGGCTTGCGGCCTGTGCGCTGACGTGGCCGGTGGCGGCTTTCTATGATGAGCCTTCGCTGCTGACCTATTTGCCCATCGCGGCGCTGAGCCTTGTGGTTGCGGGATTCAATCCCACACGGATTGAGACATCGCATCGGCATTTGCAAATGGGGCGGCTGACGCTGCTGGACCTCACCTCGCAGGTGATCGGTATTGTGGTGATGATTCTGGGCGCGTTGCTGTATCAGTCCGTCGCCGCATTGGTGGTTGGCGGTGTGGTGGGGGCGCTAGCGAAACTGGCGCTGACCCATGCCTTCCTGCCCGGACCGAGCAACCGCTTTCGTTGGGAGCAGCCGGCGGTGCAGGAATTGGTGCATTTCGGCAAATGGATTTTCCTGTCGACCATGTTTTGGTTCTTCGCCAGCCAAGGGGATAAGGCGATTTTGGGCAAGTTCCTCTCTCTCGAAGGGCTGGGGATTTACAACATTGGCTATTTCCTTGCCAGTTTTCCGCTGCTTCTGGGGCAGAATGTCACCGGGCGGGTGATGATCCCGATCTACCGCGAGGCGGGGGGCGGGGATCACCCGAAGTTACGGCGGATGCGCTATGGGCTGAGTGGCGGGCTGCTGGCGCTGCTGGCGGTGATGGCCCTGGCGGGGCCATGGCTGGTCTCGGTGCTCTATGACCCGCGCTATCTGCAAAGTGGCGCGATACTGGTGATGCTGGCATTGGCGCTGATGCCGCAGGTGATCGGGATGACCTATGATCAAGCCGCATTGGCAGCGGGAGATTCGCAGCGGTTTTTCATCTCATCCGCCTCGCGCGCGACCTTACAGATTGGAATGCTGCTGGTGGGCGTGATCTATGCCGGGCTGCCCGGTGCGTTGTTTGGGCTTGGGCTGGCGATGATCTTGTCGCATCTGGTGTTGATCTGGCTGGCACGAGCGCACGGCGTCTGGGACGCGCGCCATGATCTGACCTTCGCTCTGCTCGGGCTGGCGCTTGGCGCGCTGGCGCTTTGGCTGCATTGGGATCGGGTGCTGGGTCTCAGCGCCACGGTTTGA
- a CDS encoding CpsD/CapB family tyrosine-protein kinase, with product MKDLYASDALGADNSDVMASFGAPGMRHSIRPRRTVIDHEDEIDSDLPFEESLPISSASAAAAPYVSDDRVPRWQDLPVATPGPGGDMPLVDDHRNSAAARAFDLLRTRLRQTTFEHGWVNIAITAPTSGCGNTFSATNLALSLSRVPGSRTVLMDMNMRSPGLARAFDLESPGAMSDLLGGRVDLGQQMLRVSDTLALGLNDQAEVNAAEILQDSATAETLLRMRAALQPEIVLYDMPPMLEHDDLSAFLPQLDGVLLISDGSQTMARHLRECERMLEGQVPLLGIVLNRARTSSLPKYA from the coding sequence ATGAAAGATCTTTACGCATCTGACGCCCTTGGCGCGGACAACAGTGATGTTATGGCGTCCTTTGGCGCTCCGGGCATGCGGCACAGCATCCGCCCGCGCCGCACGGTGATAGACCATGAGGATGAGATTGATAGCGATCTGCCTTTCGAGGAAAGCCTGCCCATCTCCTCCGCCTCCGCCGCCGCTGCGCCTTACGTAAGCGATGACCGCGTGCCCCGTTGGCAAGACCTGCCCGTGGCCACACCCGGCCCAGGTGGGGACATGCCTTTGGTCGACGATCACCGCAACAGCGCTGCCGCACGGGCCTTTGATCTTTTGCGTACGCGCCTGCGTCAAACCACGTTTGAGCATGGTTGGGTCAATATCGCGATAACCGCCCCCACGTCTGGCTGCGGCAACACTTTTTCCGCTACCAATCTGGCGCTGAGCCTGTCGCGGGTGCCGGGATCGCGCACCGTCCTGATGGACATGAACATGCGCAGCCCCGGTCTGGCCCGCGCTTTTGATCTGGAATCCCCCGGTGCGATGAGTGATCTGCTCGGCGGTCGTGTCGATCTGGGCCAACAGATGCTGCGTGTCAGCGATACTCTGGCGCTTGGCTTGAATGACCAAGCCGAGGTGAACGCAGCCGAGATCCTGCAAGACAGCGCCACCGCCGAAACGCTACTGCGCATGCGTGCAGCACTTCAGCCCGAAATCGTCCTCTATGACATGCCGCCCATGTTGGAGCACGACGATCTTTCAGCCTTCTTACCCCAATTAGACGGCGTTTTGCTGATTTCTGACGGCAGCCAGACCATGGCGCGCCATCTGCGTGAATGCGAACGGATGCTCGAAGGTCAGGTGCCACTCTTGGGCATCGTGCTGAACCGTGCGCGGACCTCTAGCCTGCCGAAATATGCCTGA
- a CDS encoding glycosyltransferase family 2 protein has protein sequence MAVNDGAFKGLSVLIPAHDEADWLPACLDALCASEPVAGPVEVIVVANGCSDNTAELARGETSAFEARGWSLRVLELAKGGKLGAWNAGEAAALGNVLVYLDADVLVSPPLLAQLAEALAGGAPRYASGVPQVTTSGNWVTRHYTRFWQTTGFMTHGVPGFGVFAMNRAGRARWCVWPDIISDDTFARLNFRPEERISVPATYAWPMIEGFAPLVRVRRRQDVGVAEVEQLFPHLMRNDDLHDQMRPFWRRALADPLGALVFVAVRLTIHAPVLRSANRWVRGR, from the coding sequence ATGGCAGTAAACGACGGCGCTTTTAAGGGGCTGAGCGTGTTGATCCCCGCCCATGATGAAGCGGACTGGCTGCCGGCCTGCCTCGACGCGCTCTGCGCCTCGGAGCCAGTCGCGGGGCCGGTCGAGGTGATCGTCGTCGCCAATGGCTGCTCGGATAATACCGCAGAACTGGCCCGCGGGGAGACTTCGGCCTTTGAGGCGCGAGGCTGGTCGCTGCGGGTGCTGGAATTGGCCAAGGGCGGCAAGCTCGGCGCGTGGAACGCGGGTGAGGCGGCAGCCCTTGGGAATGTTCTCGTCTATCTCGATGCCGATGTTCTGGTTTCGCCGCCTCTGCTGGCGCAGCTAGCCGAGGCGCTGGCAGGGGGCGCGCCGCGCTATGCCAGCGGGGTGCCACAGGTGACCACCTCGGGCAATTGGGTAACGCGGCACTACACGCGGTTCTGGCAGACCACTGGCTTCATGACCCATGGCGTGCCGGGGTTTGGTGTTTTCGCGATGAACCGCGCCGGGCGGGCGCGTTGGTGCGTCTGGCCGGATATCATCTCGGACGATACTTTCGCGCGGCTGAATTTCCGCCCCGAAGAACGCATCTCGGTGCCTGCTACTTACGCCTGGCCGATGATCGAAGGCTTTGCCCCGCTGGTGCGTGTGCGGCGGCGGCAGGACGTGGGCGTGGCAGAGGTAGAGCAGCTTTTCCCGCATCTGATGCGGAACGATGACTTACATGATCAGATGCGCCCCTTTTGGCGCCGTGCGCTGGCGGATCCTTTGGGCGCGCTGGTCTTTGTCGCCGTGCGGCTGACGATCCACGCCCCGGTCTTGCGCAGCGCAAACCGCTGGGTGCGGGGGCGCTAG
- a CDS encoding sugar transferase yields the protein MKYVNVDGHAYGLTEVTAGAPILGGSMGRALSGAQPAVARGAMLQAPRALASFCLRPTGLYGRYAKPIIDKLLILAALPIALPIIALCALALWIESGQPFYTQQRLGRGGKRFSILKLRTMVRDADAVLESYLAANPAMRAEWDEMQKLKNDPRITRVGSFLRATSLDELPQLWNVLIGDMSLIGPRPMMPDQLEMYGDAKAYFALRPGITGLWQVSARNNSRFTYRNEVDGAYRRNLSLPMDLTILLKTVGVVLRRTGC from the coding sequence ATGAAGTACGTTAACGTCGACGGCCATGCTTATGGCTTGACGGAGGTCACCGCAGGAGCTCCGATATTGGGCGGCTCTATGGGCCGCGCCCTGAGTGGTGCGCAGCCTGCCGTTGCGCGCGGTGCTATGCTGCAAGCGCCGCGCGCTTTGGCTTCCTTTTGCCTGCGCCCCACCGGACTTTATGGCCGCTACGCCAAGCCAATTATCGACAAGTTGTTGATCCTTGCCGCCCTGCCCATCGCGCTGCCGATTATCGCGCTCTGCGCGCTGGCGCTGTGGATCGAAAGCGGTCAGCCCTTCTATACTCAGCAGCGCCTTGGCCGAGGTGGAAAGCGCTTCTCTATCCTGAAACTGCGGACCATGGTGCGCGATGCCGATGCGGTGCTGGAAAGCTATCTTGCCGCGAACCCGGCGATGCGCGCGGAATGGGATGAGATGCAAAAGCTTAAGAACGATCCGCGCATCACACGGGTGGGCAGTTTCCTGCGAGCTACGTCACTTGATGAGCTGCCACAGCTATGGAACGTGTTGATCGGAGACATGAGCTTGATTGGCCCGCGTCCGATGATGCCCGACCAGCTTGAGATGTATGGCGATGCGAAAGCCTACTTTGCCCTTCGCCCCGGCATCACTGGCCTGTGGCAGGTCTCTGCCCGCAACAACAGCCGGTTTACCTACCGTAATGAAGTGGACGGCGCCTATCGGCGTAATCTGTCGCTGCCGATGGATCTGACCATTCTTCTCAAAACCGTCGGTGTCGTCTTGCGTCGGACCGGGTGCTGA
- a CDS encoding DUF874 domain-containing protein, whose translation MGPIYTFDDVIDMLRRRAGVIILITLLGCIASVYWALSIAHVYQSSEVIQIEQPKIANDLAPSTVEGSSARRLQLIEQQLMARGTLVDIIQRFGLYEDLTALRMSEKVDLLRRSVTITGVAAPREGFADDGTISVMTFTAEMDNPADAQAVAREFADRTRQMSAAQRQSQTLETLEFFQRQEQNLIRDISALEAELADYRAENDLSLEGSLEFRRGEISSLNDAILELDREIIATRLARDRTNPDARAATIARERAELDATLESLTTQRDLLQEQRETLTTSLQTSPEVERELARFDRRLTQLQDQLEVITARRNEAEVGFSLESDQRGEKLITLEQAELPDYPVSLSRKKRAAVGGMGSFALALIVAFLLELRRPVIRSARQMTRETGLIPVVSIPDLSPRERRRTLGKVWQERLNAGKQGRAARMARKQKS comes from the coding sequence ATGGGACCGATCTATACATTCGATGACGTCATCGACATGCTGCGCCGTCGCGCGGGCGTGATCATTCTGATTACGCTTCTAGGCTGCATCGCATCGGTCTATTGGGCGCTCTCAATCGCGCATGTCTACCAGTCTTCCGAGGTCATTCAGATTGAGCAACCCAAGATCGCAAATGATCTGGCCCCCTCGACCGTCGAAGGGTCCTCAGCCCGGCGTTTGCAATTGATCGAACAGCAGTTGATGGCGCGCGGCACGCTGGTCGACATCATCCAACGCTTTGGTCTCTATGAAGATCTGACCGCGCTGCGGATGTCGGAAAAGGTCGATCTGCTGCGCCGTTCGGTCACGATCACCGGGGTCGCCGCCCCGCGCGAAGGCTTTGCCGACGACGGCACGATTTCTGTCATGACCTTCACCGCTGAGATGGACAACCCCGCCGATGCGCAGGCCGTGGCCCGCGAATTCGCCGATCGCACCCGTCAGATGTCCGCAGCTCAACGGCAAAGCCAGACACTTGAGACTTTAGAGTTTTTCCAACGCCAAGAGCAGAACCTGATCCGCGACATCTCAGCGCTTGAGGCGGAACTGGCAGACTACCGGGCCGAAAACGACCTCTCTCTCGAAGGCAGCCTTGAGTTTCGCCGGGGCGAGATCAGCAGCCTGAATGACGCCATCCTTGAGCTTGACCGTGAGATCATCGCCACGCGGCTGGCGCGCGACCGCACCAACCCTGATGCCCGCGCCGCCACCATTGCCCGCGAACGGGCGGAACTGGACGCCACGCTGGAAAGCCTCACAACGCAGCGCGACCTGCTGCAAGAGCAGCGCGAGACCCTCACCACCAGCCTGCAAACCTCGCCTGAGGTCGAGCGTGAACTGGCCCGGTTTGACCGTCGCCTGACACAGTTGCAGGACCAGTTGGAGGTGATCACCGCGCGCCGCAATGAGGCAGAGGTGGGGTTCTCACTCGAATCCGATCAGCGGGGCGAGAAACTGATCACGCTGGAACAGGCTGAACTGCCGGATTACCCCGTCTCGCTCAGCCGCAAAAAGCGCGCGGCTGTGGGCGGCATGGGCAGCTTTGCCCTTGCGCTGATCGTCGCCTTCCTGCTCGAATTGCGCCGCCCGGTGATCCGCTCGGCCCGGCAAATGACACGCGAGACGGGGCTGATCCCCGTCGTGTCGATCCCCGATCTCAGCCCGCGTGAGAGACGTCGCACCCTGGGCAAGGTCTGGCAGGAGCGCCTCAATGCAGGCAAACAGGGGCGCGCCGCGCGGATGGCCCGCAAGCAAAAGAGCTGA
- a CDS encoding glycosyltransferase family 4 protein, producing the protein MKIAYILNTYPQPSHSFIRREIAALEAAGHEVMRFAMRGPDVSLVDAQDKAEAARTHYVLATGGAALARASLRILLRSPSRFGKALREVWDAARRAETGMARHLIYLAEACYLRAQLEDSGTQHLHAHFGTNATMVAMLSHLLGGPGYSFTTHGPEEFDSPRALSLGPKIHHSAFAVAISQFGRSQLCRWADPADWPRIKVVHCGIEPAKFPTPAPLPSGPRRMVSIGRFVEQKGQLALIDAMARLRDSHPDLHLTLIGDGPMRGAIEAEITRHRLQDRMTLTGWVDEARVTSELAEAHALVMPSFAEGLPMVVMEAMAAARPVIATYIAGTPELVQPGKTGWLVPAGDVAALAEALTALHDAPPATLEEMGARARERVFARHDVAREAAKLGEFIQLAAR; encoded by the coding sequence GTGAAGATCGCCTATATCCTCAATACCTACCCACAGCCCTCGCATTCCTTCATCCGGCGCGAGATTGCGGCTTTGGAGGCGGCGGGTCATGAGGTCATGCGCTTTGCCATGCGCGGCCCCGACGTGTCGCTGGTCGATGCGCAGGACAAGGCCGAGGCGGCGCGAACGCATTATGTTCTGGCCACGGGCGGGGCCGCCCTCGCCCGTGCCAGCCTGCGCATCTTGCTACGCTCCCCCAGTCGGTTCGGCAAAGCGCTCCGAGAAGTCTGGGACGCCGCCCGCCGGGCCGAGACGGGAATGGCGCGCCATCTGATCTATCTGGCCGAGGCTTGCTATCTGCGCGCACAGCTTGAGGACAGCGGCACCCAACATCTACACGCGCATTTCGGCACCAATGCCACCATGGTCGCGATGCTCAGCCACCTGCTGGGCGGTCCGGGCTATAGTTTCACCACCCATGGGCCTGAGGAGTTCGACAGCCCCCGCGCGCTTTCCCTCGGCCCAAAGATCCATCATTCGGCGTTTGCCGTTGCGATCAGCCAGTTCGGGCGCAGCCAGCTTTGTCGCTGGGCCGATCCTGCCGATTGGCCCCGCATCAAGGTCGTGCACTGCGGCATTGAGCCCGCCAAATTCCCTACCCCCGCGCCCCTCCCGAGCGGCCCGCGCCGCATGGTCTCCATCGGTCGTTTCGTGGAGCAGAAGGGCCAGCTTGCCCTCATCGACGCCATGGCACGGCTGCGCGACAGCCACCCCGACCTGCATCTTACCCTGATCGGCGACGGCCCAATGCGCGGCGCGATCGAAGCGGAAATTACCCGCCACAGGCTCCAAGACCGCATGACCCTGACCGGCTGGGTCGATGAGGCGCGCGTCACCTCCGAACTTGCCGAGGCCCATGCGCTGGTCATGCCCAGCTTTGCCGAAGGCCTGCCCATGGTGGTGATGGAGGCGATGGCCGCCGCCCGCCCGGTGATCGCCACCTATATTGCTGGCACGCCGGAATTGGTGCAGCCCGGCAAAACCGGATGGCTGGTGCCCGCCGGCGATGTGGCGGCCTTGGCCGAGGCGCTGACCGCGCTGCATGACGCGCCGCCCGCGACGTTAGAAGAAATGGGGGCGCGGGCCCGCGAGCGGGTCTTCGCGCGTCATGATGTGGCCCGAGAGGCCGCCAAACTGGGGGAGTTCATCCAACTGGCTGCCCGCTAG